One part of the Gammaproteobacteria bacterium genome encodes these proteins:
- a CDS encoding DUF3341 domain-containing protein — MNKRRILGLFGDFDAAFAAINDIKAGNVPGVTLDDVEVLSPIEHPDIDEVLEHRKSHVPKFTLLGALFGMIAGFLFLASAQANFLVQPQGGKPVIPLPSNIVLTYEMLILSGVIFTIVSFMVTARLFRKRNPLYSEMITVDQVGVEITLDEGNLAGLKEVFAKHGVLEVREGTL, encoded by the coding sequence ATGAATAAGCGACGTATACTTGGTCTGTTTGGTGATTTCGATGCCGCCTTTGCAGCGATCAATGACATCAAGGCAGGGAATGTGCCGGGTGTCACGCTGGATGATGTTGAAGTGCTGTCGCCAATAGAGCACCCGGACATTGATGAAGTGTTAGAGCACCGAAAATCGCACGTGCCTAAATTCACCTTATTGGGTGCTTTGTTCGGTATGATCGCTGGTTTTTTGTTTTTGGCTTCTGCGCAGGCTAACTTCTTGGTGCAGCCACAAGGTGGTAAGCCAGTCATTCCTCTGCCTTCAAATATTGTTTTGACCTATGAAATGTTGATTTTGTCTGGTGTGATTTTTACGATTGTCTCTTTTATGGTAACAGCACGCCTATTCCGTAAACGTAACCCACTTTATAGTGAGATGATTACGGTTGATCAGGTTGGTGTTGAGATCACGCTTGATGAGGGTAACCTAGCAGGATTGAAAGAGGTCTTTGCTAAGCACGGTGTGCTTGAAGTACGCGAGGGGACACTCTAA